Proteins found in one Meleagris gallopavo isolate NT-WF06-2002-E0010 breed Aviagen turkey brand Nicholas breeding stock unplaced genomic scaffold, Turkey_5.1 ChrUn_random_7180001860609, whole genome shotgun sequence genomic segment:
- the LOC104915947 gene encoding tetratricopeptide repeat protein 36-like, giving the protein MATANDRAVLQTIFNPSTPFGDIPGLDEDEDVQQEEEEAFAPELLEQVRDLELQGVSAAESGDVSAALERFSEAIRLLPERASAYNNRAQALRLKGDVAGKESGTRG; this is encoded by the exons ATGGCCACCGCCAACGACAGAGCCGTGCTGCAGACCATCTTCAACCCCAGCACTCCCTTTGGTGACATCCCCGGGCTGGATGAGGATGAGGACGTTCAGCAGGAAG AGGAGGAGGCCTTCGCTccggagctgctggagcaggtgagGGACCTGGAGCTGCAGGGCGTTTCTGCTGCCGAATCCGGAGATGTGAGCGCAGCCCTGGAGCGGTTCAGCGAGGCCATCCGCCTGCTGCCCGAGCGCGCCTCGGCCTACAACAACCGGGCACAGGCACTGCGCCTCAAGGGCGACGTGGCAGGTAAGGAAAGTGGGACCCGGGGA